Proteins from a single region of Ananas comosus cultivar F153 linkage group 3, ASM154086v1, whole genome shotgun sequence:
- the LOC109707332 gene encoding uncharacterized protein LOC109707332 isoform X3 — protein MCVDPNLQIIRPHIPAQVHANFGAHFPIPVKSHRWHGPYYTLCPPCLHTDPPTRLWAGPSHQPLMAGPALDVPRAESARHHVRALNTQFASWVQSQLQNHPDELWEDGVKDYLSHASHIMEKFKDVVDWLRQNAAKSGIPSVSGSHRDQNNVVTPSESNRVTFRPDVNNGLPKLTTPPSFSASQNTDSQKLVLFSSSQTPASIGSASDQNKFPKLTTPASFSALQKTDLQKSVLFSTSQTLASAGSLSDQKVEDKKPPLRLDVNNGFARQAIPTIFSFSSMQSSSSQSSVQFSDSQAPLFPGSQNSTAFSNAEASVDADEETDMEQPSSPSVKKTEEKGVYVVHEAKCKVYVKPDNPTEKGWKDMGLGHLSIKCKEDVKKATRESKPTILIRNDVGKALLNALLYPGIKMNIQKNTIASIFHTSGGGQPSEGEPGNATVVARTYLLRLKNEEETTKLAAAIKDNAPSD, from the exons ATGTGCGTAGATCCTAACCTCCAAATTATTAGGCCCCACATTCCGGCACAAGTACACGCAAATTTTGGGGCCCATTTCCCTATTCCTGTAAAATCCCACCGTTGGCACGGTCCATATTACACGCTATGCCCACCCTGTCTCCACACCGACCCTCCCACACGTCTCTG GGCGGGGCCTTCCCATCAGCCTCTGATGGCAGGACCCGCGTTGGACGTCCCGCGGGCGGAGTCGGCTCGTCATCATGTGAGGGCTCTCAATACCCAATTCGCGAG CTGGGTACAATCGCAATTGCAAAACCACCCAGATGAGCTTTGGGAAGATGGCGTCAAAGACTACTTATCTCATGCTTCGCATATCATG GAGAAATTCAAGGATGTTGTTGATTGGCTTAGGCAAAATGCTGCAAAATCAGGAATTCCATCAGTATCAGGTTCACATAGGGACCAGAATAATGTGGTAACTCCATCGGAGAGTAATAGAGTTACATTTCGCCCAGACGTGAACAATGGGCTGCCAAAACTAACTACACCACCTAGCTTTTCAGCTTCGCAGAACACAGATTCACAGAAGCTGGTTCTGTTTTCTTCCAGTCAAACACCGGCTTCCATTG GTTCAGCAAGTGATCAGAATAAATTCCCAAAACTAACCACACCAGCTAGCTTTTCAGCTTTGCAGAAAACAGATTTACAGAAGTCGGTTCTGTTTTCTACCAGTCAAACACTGGCTTCTGCTG GTTCACTAAGTGATCAGAAGGTTGAGGACAAGAAACCTCCTTTACGGCTCGACGTAAATAATGGCTTTGCAAGACAGGCTATACCtactattttttccttttcaagtatGCAGAGCTCGAGTTCACAAAGCTCAGTTCAATTTTCAGATAGTCAAGCACCACTTTTTCCTG GAAGTCAAAATTCTACTGCTTTCTCAAATGCTGAAGCTTCAGTGGATGCAGATGAAG AAACTGACATGGAGCAGCCAAGCAGTCCTTCTGTAAAGAAAACTGAAGAGAAAGGGGTATATGTTGTTCATGAGGCCAAATGCAAGGTGTATGTAAAG CCAGATAATCCAACTGAGAAGGGTTGGAAAGATATGGGCCTGGGTCACCTCTCCATCAAATGTAAAGAGGATGTTAAGAAAGCAACTAGAGAGTCCAAGCCAACCATTCTTATCAGAAATGAT GTTGGAAAAGCACTGCTTAATGCTTTATTATATCCTGGCATAAAGATGAATATACAGAAGAACACCATTGCCTCAATATTTCATACTTCG GGTGGTGGTCAACCGAGTGAAGGTGAACCTGGCAATGCTACTGTTGTGGCTCGCACATACTTACTGCGGTTAAAGAATGAAGAAGAGACTACAAAGCTTGCGGCAGCAATTAAAGATAATGCTCCATCTGATTAA
- the LOC109707332 gene encoding uncharacterized protein LOC109707332 isoform X6, whose protein sequence is MPTLSPHRPSHTSLLPSKRVMGATSFDVHRAGPSHQPLMAGPALDVPRAESARHHVRALNTQFASWVQSQLQNHPDELWEDGVKDYLSHASHIMEKFKDVVDWLRQNAAKSGIPSVSGSHRDQNNVVTPSESNRVTFRPDVNNGLPKLTTPPSFSASQNTDSQKLVLFSSSQTPASIGSASDQNKFPKLTTPASFSALQKTDLQKSVLFSTSQTLASAGSLSDQKVEDKKPPLRLDVNNGFARQAIPTIFSFSSMQSSSSQSSVQFSDSQAPLFPGSQNSTAFSNAEASVDADEETDMEQPSSPSVKKTEEKGVYVVHEAKCKVYVKPDNPTEKGWKDMGLGHLSIKCKEDVKKATRESKPTILIRNDVGKALLNALLYPGIKMNIQKNTIASIFHTSGGGQPSEGEPGNATVVARTYLLRLKNEEETTKLAAAIKDNAPSD, encoded by the exons ATGCCCACCCTGTCTCCACACCGACCCTCCCACACGTCTCTG TTGCCGAGTAAAAGAGTAATGGGCGCAACCTCTTTTGATGTTCACAGGGCGGGGCCTTCCCATCAGCCTCTGATGGCAGGACCCGCGTTGGACGTCCCGCGGGCGGAGTCGGCTCGTCATCATGTGAGGGCTCTCAATACCCAATTCGCGAG CTGGGTACAATCGCAATTGCAAAACCACCCAGATGAGCTTTGGGAAGATGGCGTCAAAGACTACTTATCTCATGCTTCGCATATCATG GAGAAATTCAAGGATGTTGTTGATTGGCTTAGGCAAAATGCTGCAAAATCAGGAATTCCATCAGTATCAGGTTCACATAGGGACCAGAATAATGTGGTAACTCCATCGGAGAGTAATAGAGTTACATTTCGCCCAGACGTGAACAATGGGCTGCCAAAACTAACTACACCACCTAGCTTTTCAGCTTCGCAGAACACAGATTCACAGAAGCTGGTTCTGTTTTCTTCCAGTCAAACACCGGCTTCCATTG GTTCAGCAAGTGATCAGAATAAATTCCCAAAACTAACCACACCAGCTAGCTTTTCAGCTTTGCAGAAAACAGATTTACAGAAGTCGGTTCTGTTTTCTACCAGTCAAACACTGGCTTCTGCTG GTTCACTAAGTGATCAGAAGGTTGAGGACAAGAAACCTCCTTTACGGCTCGACGTAAATAATGGCTTTGCAAGACAGGCTATACCtactattttttccttttcaagtatGCAGAGCTCGAGTTCACAAAGCTCAGTTCAATTTTCAGATAGTCAAGCACCACTTTTTCCTG GAAGTCAAAATTCTACTGCTTTCTCAAATGCTGAAGCTTCAGTGGATGCAGATGAAG AAACTGACATGGAGCAGCCAAGCAGTCCTTCTGTAAAGAAAACTGAAGAGAAAGGGGTATATGTTGTTCATGAGGCCAAATGCAAGGTGTATGTAAAG CCAGATAATCCAACTGAGAAGGGTTGGAAAGATATGGGCCTGGGTCACCTCTCCATCAAATGTAAAGAGGATGTTAAGAAAGCAACTAGAGAGTCCAAGCCAACCATTCTTATCAGAAATGAT GTTGGAAAAGCACTGCTTAATGCTTTATTATATCCTGGCATAAAGATGAATATACAGAAGAACACCATTGCCTCAATATTTCATACTTCG GGTGGTGGTCAACCGAGTGAAGGTGAACCTGGCAATGCTACTGTTGTGGCTCGCACATACTTACTGCGGTTAAAGAATGAAGAAGAGACTACAAAGCTTGCGGCAGCAATTAAAGATAATGCTCCATCTGATTAA
- the LOC109707332 gene encoding uncharacterized protein LOC109707332 isoform X7, which translates to MPTLSPHRPSHTSLGGAFPSASDGRTRVGRPAGGVGSSSCEGSQYPIREVVSVDLWVQSQLQNHPDELWEDGVKDYLSHASHIMEKFKDVVDWLRQNAAKSGIPSVSGSHRDQNNVVTPSESNRVTFRPDVNNGLPKLTTPPSFSASQNTDSQKLVLFSSSQTPASIGSASDQNKFPKLTTPASFSALQKTDLQKSVLFSTSQTLASAGSLSDQKVEDKKPPLRLDVNNGFARQAIPTIFSFSSMQSSSSQSSVQFSDSQAPLFPGSQNSTAFSNAEASVDADEETDMEQPSSPSVKKTEEKGVYVVHEAKCKVYVKPDNPTEKGWKDMGLGHLSIKCKEDVKKATRESKPTILIRNDVGKALLNALLYPGIKMNIQKNTIASIFHTSGGGQPSEGEPGNATVVARTYLLRLKNEEETTKLAAAIKDNAPSD; encoded by the exons ATGCCCACCCTGTCTCCACACCGACCCTCCCACACGTCTCTG GGCGGGGCCTTCCCATCAGCCTCTGATGGCAGGACCCGCGTTGGACGTCCCGCGGGCGGAGTCGGCTCGTCATCATGTGAGGGCTCTCAATACCCAATTCGCGAGGTCGTTTCCGTCGATCT CTGGGTACAATCGCAATTGCAAAACCACCCAGATGAGCTTTGGGAAGATGGCGTCAAAGACTACTTATCTCATGCTTCGCATATCATG GAGAAATTCAAGGATGTTGTTGATTGGCTTAGGCAAAATGCTGCAAAATCAGGAATTCCATCAGTATCAGGTTCACATAGGGACCAGAATAATGTGGTAACTCCATCGGAGAGTAATAGAGTTACATTTCGCCCAGACGTGAACAATGGGCTGCCAAAACTAACTACACCACCTAGCTTTTCAGCTTCGCAGAACACAGATTCACAGAAGCTGGTTCTGTTTTCTTCCAGTCAAACACCGGCTTCCATTG GTTCAGCAAGTGATCAGAATAAATTCCCAAAACTAACCACACCAGCTAGCTTTTCAGCTTTGCAGAAAACAGATTTACAGAAGTCGGTTCTGTTTTCTACCAGTCAAACACTGGCTTCTGCTG GTTCACTAAGTGATCAGAAGGTTGAGGACAAGAAACCTCCTTTACGGCTCGACGTAAATAATGGCTTTGCAAGACAGGCTATACCtactattttttccttttcaagtatGCAGAGCTCGAGTTCACAAAGCTCAGTTCAATTTTCAGATAGTCAAGCACCACTTTTTCCTG GAAGTCAAAATTCTACTGCTTTCTCAAATGCTGAAGCTTCAGTGGATGCAGATGAAG AAACTGACATGGAGCAGCCAAGCAGTCCTTCTGTAAAGAAAACTGAAGAGAAAGGGGTATATGTTGTTCATGAGGCCAAATGCAAGGTGTATGTAAAG CCAGATAATCCAACTGAGAAGGGTTGGAAAGATATGGGCCTGGGTCACCTCTCCATCAAATGTAAAGAGGATGTTAAGAAAGCAACTAGAGAGTCCAAGCCAACCATTCTTATCAGAAATGAT GTTGGAAAAGCACTGCTTAATGCTTTATTATATCCTGGCATAAAGATGAATATACAGAAGAACACCATTGCCTCAATATTTCATACTTCG GGTGGTGGTCAACCGAGTGAAGGTGAACCTGGCAATGCTACTGTTGTGGCTCGCACATACTTACTGCGGTTAAAGAATGAAGAAGAGACTACAAAGCTTGCGGCAGCAATTAAAGATAATGCTCCATCTGATTAA
- the LOC109707332 gene encoding uncharacterized protein LOC109707332 isoform X1 codes for MPTLSPHRPSHTSLVRSSTFSAEKKKEKEKKSNLPFPLFPFFFRAPSCSSPFSESPAHIRRTLAAAAAAASHSPRWRGELSAPPSSSPPPPPPPLPPPPPPAGPSHQPLMAGPALDVPRAESARHHVRALNTQFASWVQSQLQNHPDELWEDGVKDYLSHASHIMEKFKDVVDWLRQNAAKSGIPSVSGSHRDQNNVVTPSESNRVTFRPDVNNGLPKLTTPPSFSASQNTDSQKLVLFSSSQTPASIGSASDQNKFPKLTTPASFSALQKTDLQKSVLFSTSQTLASAGSLSDQKVEDKKPPLRLDVNNGFARQAIPTIFSFSSMQSSSSQSSVQFSDSQAPLFPGSQNSTAFSNAEASVDADEETDMEQPSSPSVKKTEEKGVYVVHEAKCKVYVKPDNPTEKGWKDMGLGHLSIKCKEDVKKATRESKPTILIRNDVGKALLNALLYPGIKMNIQKNTIASIFHTSGGGQPSEGEPGNATVVARTYLLRLKNEEETTKLAAAIKDNAPSD; via the exons ATGCCCACCCTGTCTCCACACCGACCCTCCCACACGTCTCTGGTGCGCTCCTCTACGTTCTccgcagaaaaaaaaaaagaaaaagaaaaaaaaagcaatctCCCTTTTCCTCTATTTCCCTTTTTCTTCCGTGCGCCTTCCtgttcttctcctttttccgAATCCCCCGCCCATATTCGAAGAACCCTAGCAGCAGCTGCAGCCGCAGCCTCACACTCCCCGCGATGGAGAGGGGAGTTAAGCGCCCCGCCCTCTTCGAGcccacctccaccaccacctccgctccctcctcctcctcctcc GGCGGGGCCTTCCCATCAGCCTCTGATGGCAGGACCCGCGTTGGACGTCCCGCGGGCGGAGTCGGCTCGTCATCATGTGAGGGCTCTCAATACCCAATTCGCGAG CTGGGTACAATCGCAATTGCAAAACCACCCAGATGAGCTTTGGGAAGATGGCGTCAAAGACTACTTATCTCATGCTTCGCATATCATG GAGAAATTCAAGGATGTTGTTGATTGGCTTAGGCAAAATGCTGCAAAATCAGGAATTCCATCAGTATCAGGTTCACATAGGGACCAGAATAATGTGGTAACTCCATCGGAGAGTAATAGAGTTACATTTCGCCCAGACGTGAACAATGGGCTGCCAAAACTAACTACACCACCTAGCTTTTCAGCTTCGCAGAACACAGATTCACAGAAGCTGGTTCTGTTTTCTTCCAGTCAAACACCGGCTTCCATTG GTTCAGCAAGTGATCAGAATAAATTCCCAAAACTAACCACACCAGCTAGCTTTTCAGCTTTGCAGAAAACAGATTTACAGAAGTCGGTTCTGTTTTCTACCAGTCAAACACTGGCTTCTGCTG GTTCACTAAGTGATCAGAAGGTTGAGGACAAGAAACCTCCTTTACGGCTCGACGTAAATAATGGCTTTGCAAGACAGGCTATACCtactattttttccttttcaagtatGCAGAGCTCGAGTTCACAAAGCTCAGTTCAATTTTCAGATAGTCAAGCACCACTTTTTCCTG GAAGTCAAAATTCTACTGCTTTCTCAAATGCTGAAGCTTCAGTGGATGCAGATGAAG AAACTGACATGGAGCAGCCAAGCAGTCCTTCTGTAAAGAAAACTGAAGAGAAAGGGGTATATGTTGTTCATGAGGCCAAATGCAAGGTGTATGTAAAG CCAGATAATCCAACTGAGAAGGGTTGGAAAGATATGGGCCTGGGTCACCTCTCCATCAAATGTAAAGAGGATGTTAAGAAAGCAACTAGAGAGTCCAAGCCAACCATTCTTATCAGAAATGAT GTTGGAAAAGCACTGCTTAATGCTTTATTATATCCTGGCATAAAGATGAATATACAGAAGAACACCATTGCCTCAATATTTCATACTTCG GGTGGTGGTCAACCGAGTGAAGGTGAACCTGGCAATGCTACTGTTGTGGCTCGCACATACTTACTGCGGTTAAAGAATGAAGAAGAGACTACAAAGCTTGCGGCAGCAATTAAAGATAATGCTCCATCTGATTAA
- the LOC109707332 gene encoding uncharacterized protein LOC109707332 isoform X4 gives MERGVKRPALFEPTSTTTSAPSSSSSLPSKRVMGATSFDVHRAGPSHQPLMAGPALDVPRAESARHHVRALNTQFASWVQSQLQNHPDELWEDGVKDYLSHASHIMEKFKDVVDWLRQNAAKSGIPSVSGSHRDQNNVVTPSESNRVTFRPDVNNGLPKLTTPPSFSASQNTDSQKLVLFSSSQTPASIGSASDQNKFPKLTTPASFSALQKTDLQKSVLFSTSQTLASAGSLSDQKVEDKKPPLRLDVNNGFARQAIPTIFSFSSMQSSSSQSSVQFSDSQAPLFPGSQNSTAFSNAEASVDADEETDMEQPSSPSVKKTEEKGVYVVHEAKCKVYVKPDNPTEKGWKDMGLGHLSIKCKEDVKKATRESKPTILIRNDVGKALLNALLYPGIKMNIQKNTIASIFHTSGGGQPSEGEPGNATVVARTYLLRLKNEEETTKLAAAIKDNAPSD, from the exons ATGGAGAGGGGAGTTAAGCGCCCCGCCCTCTTCGAGcccacctccaccaccacctccgctccctcctcctcctcctcc TTGCCGAGTAAAAGAGTAATGGGCGCAACCTCTTTTGATGTTCACAGGGCGGGGCCTTCCCATCAGCCTCTGATGGCAGGACCCGCGTTGGACGTCCCGCGGGCGGAGTCGGCTCGTCATCATGTGAGGGCTCTCAATACCCAATTCGCGAG CTGGGTACAATCGCAATTGCAAAACCACCCAGATGAGCTTTGGGAAGATGGCGTCAAAGACTACTTATCTCATGCTTCGCATATCATG GAGAAATTCAAGGATGTTGTTGATTGGCTTAGGCAAAATGCTGCAAAATCAGGAATTCCATCAGTATCAGGTTCACATAGGGACCAGAATAATGTGGTAACTCCATCGGAGAGTAATAGAGTTACATTTCGCCCAGACGTGAACAATGGGCTGCCAAAACTAACTACACCACCTAGCTTTTCAGCTTCGCAGAACACAGATTCACAGAAGCTGGTTCTGTTTTCTTCCAGTCAAACACCGGCTTCCATTG GTTCAGCAAGTGATCAGAATAAATTCCCAAAACTAACCACACCAGCTAGCTTTTCAGCTTTGCAGAAAACAGATTTACAGAAGTCGGTTCTGTTTTCTACCAGTCAAACACTGGCTTCTGCTG GTTCACTAAGTGATCAGAAGGTTGAGGACAAGAAACCTCCTTTACGGCTCGACGTAAATAATGGCTTTGCAAGACAGGCTATACCtactattttttccttttcaagtatGCAGAGCTCGAGTTCACAAAGCTCAGTTCAATTTTCAGATAGTCAAGCACCACTTTTTCCTG GAAGTCAAAATTCTACTGCTTTCTCAAATGCTGAAGCTTCAGTGGATGCAGATGAAG AAACTGACATGGAGCAGCCAAGCAGTCCTTCTGTAAAGAAAACTGAAGAGAAAGGGGTATATGTTGTTCATGAGGCCAAATGCAAGGTGTATGTAAAG CCAGATAATCCAACTGAGAAGGGTTGGAAAGATATGGGCCTGGGTCACCTCTCCATCAAATGTAAAGAGGATGTTAAGAAAGCAACTAGAGAGTCCAAGCCAACCATTCTTATCAGAAATGAT GTTGGAAAAGCACTGCTTAATGCTTTATTATATCCTGGCATAAAGATGAATATACAGAAGAACACCATTGCCTCAATATTTCATACTTCG GGTGGTGGTCAACCGAGTGAAGGTGAACCTGGCAATGCTACTGTTGTGGCTCGCACATACTTACTGCGGTTAAAGAATGAAGAAGAGACTACAAAGCTTGCGGCAGCAATTAAAGATAATGCTCCATCTGATTAA
- the LOC109707332 gene encoding uncharacterized protein LOC109707332 isoform X5 gives MERGVKRPALFEPTSTTTSAPSSSSSGGAFPSASDGRTRVGRPAGGVGSSSCEGSQYPIREVVSVDLWVQSQLQNHPDELWEDGVKDYLSHASHIMEKFKDVVDWLRQNAAKSGIPSVSGSHRDQNNVVTPSESNRVTFRPDVNNGLPKLTTPPSFSASQNTDSQKLVLFSSSQTPASIGSASDQNKFPKLTTPASFSALQKTDLQKSVLFSTSQTLASAGSLSDQKVEDKKPPLRLDVNNGFARQAIPTIFSFSSMQSSSSQSSVQFSDSQAPLFPGSQNSTAFSNAEASVDADEETDMEQPSSPSVKKTEEKGVYVVHEAKCKVYVKPDNPTEKGWKDMGLGHLSIKCKEDVKKATRESKPTILIRNDVGKALLNALLYPGIKMNIQKNTIASIFHTSGGGQPSEGEPGNATVVARTYLLRLKNEEETTKLAAAIKDNAPSD, from the exons ATGGAGAGGGGAGTTAAGCGCCCCGCCCTCTTCGAGcccacctccaccaccacctccgctccctcctcctcctcctcc GGCGGGGCCTTCCCATCAGCCTCTGATGGCAGGACCCGCGTTGGACGTCCCGCGGGCGGAGTCGGCTCGTCATCATGTGAGGGCTCTCAATACCCAATTCGCGAGGTCGTTTCCGTCGATCT CTGGGTACAATCGCAATTGCAAAACCACCCAGATGAGCTTTGGGAAGATGGCGTCAAAGACTACTTATCTCATGCTTCGCATATCATG GAGAAATTCAAGGATGTTGTTGATTGGCTTAGGCAAAATGCTGCAAAATCAGGAATTCCATCAGTATCAGGTTCACATAGGGACCAGAATAATGTGGTAACTCCATCGGAGAGTAATAGAGTTACATTTCGCCCAGACGTGAACAATGGGCTGCCAAAACTAACTACACCACCTAGCTTTTCAGCTTCGCAGAACACAGATTCACAGAAGCTGGTTCTGTTTTCTTCCAGTCAAACACCGGCTTCCATTG GTTCAGCAAGTGATCAGAATAAATTCCCAAAACTAACCACACCAGCTAGCTTTTCAGCTTTGCAGAAAACAGATTTACAGAAGTCGGTTCTGTTTTCTACCAGTCAAACACTGGCTTCTGCTG GTTCACTAAGTGATCAGAAGGTTGAGGACAAGAAACCTCCTTTACGGCTCGACGTAAATAATGGCTTTGCAAGACAGGCTATACCtactattttttccttttcaagtatGCAGAGCTCGAGTTCACAAAGCTCAGTTCAATTTTCAGATAGTCAAGCACCACTTTTTCCTG GAAGTCAAAATTCTACTGCTTTCTCAAATGCTGAAGCTTCAGTGGATGCAGATGAAG AAACTGACATGGAGCAGCCAAGCAGTCCTTCTGTAAAGAAAACTGAAGAGAAAGGGGTATATGTTGTTCATGAGGCCAAATGCAAGGTGTATGTAAAG CCAGATAATCCAACTGAGAAGGGTTGGAAAGATATGGGCCTGGGTCACCTCTCCATCAAATGTAAAGAGGATGTTAAGAAAGCAACTAGAGAGTCCAAGCCAACCATTCTTATCAGAAATGAT GTTGGAAAAGCACTGCTTAATGCTTTATTATATCCTGGCATAAAGATGAATATACAGAAGAACACCATTGCCTCAATATTTCATACTTCG GGTGGTGGTCAACCGAGTGAAGGTGAACCTGGCAATGCTACTGTTGTGGCTCGCACATACTTACTGCGGTTAAAGAATGAAGAAGAGACTACAAAGCTTGCGGCAGCAATTAAAGATAATGCTCCATCTGATTAA
- the LOC109707332 gene encoding uncharacterized protein LOC109707332 isoform X2: protein MCLNPNPSSFNSWCCESVDRNQFPRTPFKCFLFKDIPFRCLFNLLRTLVCQDSEAATLGGAFPSASDGRTRVGRPAGGVGSSSCEGSQYPIREVVSVDLWVQSQLQNHPDELWEDGVKDYLSHASHIMEKFKDVVDWLRQNAAKSGIPSVSGSHRDQNNVVTPSESNRVTFRPDVNNGLPKLTTPPSFSASQNTDSQKLVLFSSSQTPASIGSASDQNKFPKLTTPASFSALQKTDLQKSVLFSTSQTLASAGSLSDQKVEDKKPPLRLDVNNGFARQAIPTIFSFSSMQSSSSQSSVQFSDSQAPLFPGSQNSTAFSNAEASVDADEETDMEQPSSPSVKKTEEKGVYVVHEAKCKVYVKPDNPTEKGWKDMGLGHLSIKCKEDVKKATRESKPTILIRNDVGKALLNALLYPGIKMNIQKNTIASIFHTSGGGQPSEGEPGNATVVARTYLLRLKNEEETTKLAAAIKDNAPSD, encoded by the exons aTGTGCCTGAACCCTAATCCATCATCTTTCAACTCCTGGTGCTGCGAATCCGTGGATCGCAATCAGTTCCCACGAACACCGTTCAAGTGTTTCCTTTTCAAAGATATCCCATTTAGATGTCTCTTTAATTTGCTGCGAACTCTTGTTTGCCAAGATTCTGAAGCTGCTACTTTG GGCGGGGCCTTCCCATCAGCCTCTGATGGCAGGACCCGCGTTGGACGTCCCGCGGGCGGAGTCGGCTCGTCATCATGTGAGGGCTCTCAATACCCAATTCGCGAGGTCGTTTCCGTCGATCT CTGGGTACAATCGCAATTGCAAAACCACCCAGATGAGCTTTGGGAAGATGGCGTCAAAGACTACTTATCTCATGCTTCGCATATCATG GAGAAATTCAAGGATGTTGTTGATTGGCTTAGGCAAAATGCTGCAAAATCAGGAATTCCATCAGTATCAGGTTCACATAGGGACCAGAATAATGTGGTAACTCCATCGGAGAGTAATAGAGTTACATTTCGCCCAGACGTGAACAATGGGCTGCCAAAACTAACTACACCACCTAGCTTTTCAGCTTCGCAGAACACAGATTCACAGAAGCTGGTTCTGTTTTCTTCCAGTCAAACACCGGCTTCCATTG GTTCAGCAAGTGATCAGAATAAATTCCCAAAACTAACCACACCAGCTAGCTTTTCAGCTTTGCAGAAAACAGATTTACAGAAGTCGGTTCTGTTTTCTACCAGTCAAACACTGGCTTCTGCTG GTTCACTAAGTGATCAGAAGGTTGAGGACAAGAAACCTCCTTTACGGCTCGACGTAAATAATGGCTTTGCAAGACAGGCTATACCtactattttttccttttcaagtatGCAGAGCTCGAGTTCACAAAGCTCAGTTCAATTTTCAGATAGTCAAGCACCACTTTTTCCTG GAAGTCAAAATTCTACTGCTTTCTCAAATGCTGAAGCTTCAGTGGATGCAGATGAAG AAACTGACATGGAGCAGCCAAGCAGTCCTTCTGTAAAGAAAACTGAAGAGAAAGGGGTATATGTTGTTCATGAGGCCAAATGCAAGGTGTATGTAAAG CCAGATAATCCAACTGAGAAGGGTTGGAAAGATATGGGCCTGGGTCACCTCTCCATCAAATGTAAAGAGGATGTTAAGAAAGCAACTAGAGAGTCCAAGCCAACCATTCTTATCAGAAATGAT GTTGGAAAAGCACTGCTTAATGCTTTATTATATCCTGGCATAAAGATGAATATACAGAAGAACACCATTGCCTCAATATTTCATACTTCG GGTGGTGGTCAACCGAGTGAAGGTGAACCTGGCAATGCTACTGTTGTGGCTCGCACATACTTACTGCGGTTAAAGAATGAAGAAGAGACTACAAAGCTTGCGGCAGCAATTAAAGATAATGCTCCATCTGATTAA
- the LOC109707334 gene encoding uncharacterized protein LOC109707334, whose amino-acid sequence MKSYTMVSNISSYNPPISQNRIIYASKFAKIMCMKRPASNRQSLEKAPRTRAGIYGVKFRTLEGCRLGISWYPDFEYDARGGSGSGVGQEEEIGSDDEDGVVSVTTFDVETLYVPPLTGVTTKFLGLPLPPFLRIDIAPEVLQGRINRRSGRVDLLFRSKFVFSIGSAYRAPPLLVETTLTSEESKGSIRAGKGERMDGDGRCKLVGVAVVDPIDDVLMNSFLGLPTECIAYLNATIAFTDPS is encoded by the exons ATGAAATCCTACACAATGGTTTCCAACATCAGCTCCTATAATCCCCCAATTTCTCAAAATCGTATTATCTATGCATCGAAGTTCGCGAAAATTATGTGCATGAAACGCCCCGCGAGCAACCGACAATCTCTAGAAAAAGCACCGCGAACGCGTGCCGGCATCTACGGCGTCAAGTTCCGAACACTGGAAGGATGCAGGCTAGGAATTTCATGGTATCCGGATTTCGAGTATGATGCTAGAGGAGGCAGTGGGAGCGGAGTGGGTCAAGAGGAGGAGATTGGCAGTGACGATGAGGATGGCGTTGTAAGTGTGACGACTTTCGACGTCGAAACGTTGTACGTCCCGCCACTGACCGGCGTGACGACGAAGTTCCTTGGCTTGCCGTTGCCGCCATTTCTGAGGATCGACATTGCTCCGGAGGTGTTACAGGGCAGGATCAATAGGAGAAGTGGTCGG GTGGATCTTTTATTTAGGTCCAAGTTCGTATTCTCAATTGGGAGCGCATACAGAGCACCTCCCTTGCTTGTTGAGACCACACTAACATCAGAGGAGTCCAAAGGAAGCATAAGAGCAGGAAAAGGGGAGAGAATGGACGGAGACGGAAGATGTAAGCTGGTCGGGGTTGCTGTGGTCGATCCGATCGACGACGTTCTCATGAACTCCTTCCTCGGTTTGCCGACCGAATGCATTGCTTACTTAAACGCAACCATCGCCTTTACCGATCCTAGCTAG